A genomic region of Sander lucioperca isolate FBNREF2018 chromosome 6, SLUC_FBN_1.2, whole genome shotgun sequence contains the following coding sequences:
- the LOC116043372 gene encoding butyrophilin subfamily 2 member A2-like, whose protein sequence is MELLPLLCLCLLTRSGITSAQTNGPAVIKVNEGTDVMLPCSLSTKENITSKLFDWKKVAQKDDGQKEVFLYDGGSHYNNGLRGQSEEFKGRVSHFQDELKHGNASIIIRNTKISDNGGYTCDFPRLQPPQTFNIELVVSPILKYRRGENITASKPSVTIRKTEDGVLLQCKVHGTPKPKVEWQDIAGTILTAEELQVSEREGRFYITLTAAVTRAHFYRCVATQKTIKHQISTWIYVKAYSSGPQTHPSDQNLRKVMIGVAVGVLAEFLFF, encoded by the exons ATggagcttcttcctcttctgtgtCTCTGCCTCCTGACTCGCTCTGGAATCACGTCTGCTCAAACAAACG GGCCAGCAGTCATCAAAGTGAACGAAGGGACTGATGTAATGTTGCCCTGCTCTCTCAGCACCAAGGAGAACATTACTTCAAAACTCTTTGACTGGAAGAAAGTTGCTCAGAAAGATGATGGTCAGAAGGAGGTGTTCCTGTATGATGGAGGCAGTCATTACAACAACGGTCTACGTGGTCAGAGTGAAGAGTTCAAAGGTCGAGTCTCTCATTTTCAAGATGAACTGAAACACGGCAACgcctccataatcatcagaaatacaaaGATATCTGATAATGGAGGCTACACCTGTGATTTTCCTCGTCTTCAGCCACCTCAAACATTCAACATTGAGCTTGTTGTCA GTCCTATCTTAAAATACAGAAGAGGGGAAAACATCACAG CTTCAAAACCATCTGTCACAATACGTAAAACTGAGGATGGAGTGCTGCTGCAGTGTAAAGTTCATGGCACTCCAAAACCTAAAGTAGAGTGGCAGGACATTGCTGGAACCATCCTTACTGCTGAGGAGCTCCAGGTCTCAGAAAGAGAAGGCCGTTTCTACATCACTCTCACCGCTGCTGTGACCAGGGCTCACTTCTATCGCTGTGTAGCAACACAGAAGacaatcaaacatcagatttctACATGGATTTATGTCAAGG CGTACAGCTCTGGACCGCAGACACATCCTTCAG